From the genome of Streptacidiphilus sp. PB12-B1b:
GGCGCGGCCGGGCTGGTCGTGGAGTTCGGGCGGCGCTACTTCGACAGCCTGCCACGGGCCCTGGTGCACGCCGCCGAGCAGCGCGGGCTGCCGCTGATCGTGCTGCGGCGGGAGCTGCGCTTCGTGGCGGTGACCGAGGCGGTGCACGCGCTGGTGGTGAACGAGCAGCTGGAGGAGCTGCGGTCGTCCGAGGCGATCCACCAGATCTTCAACGAGCTGGCGGTGGAGGGCGCGGAGCCGGTCGAGGTGGTGCAGCAGGTGTCGCGGATGGCCGAGGCGCCGGTCGTGCTGGAGAACCTCTCGCACCAGGTGCTGGCGTACGACACGGCCGGGCAGAACGCGCAGGTGCTGCTGGCGGGCTGGGAGTCGCGTTCGCGCGGTATCCGGCCGACCGGGCGCACCGGGCACGATCCGCGCACCGGCTGGCTGGTCACCCAGGTGGGGGCGCGCGGGCACGACTGGGGGCGGCTGGTGCTGGTCGGCGCGCCCAGCTCGGCGCAGGAGGACGCCGCCCCGGAGACCGCCTCGCACCGGCACACCATGCTGCTGGAGCGGGCGGCGGCGACGCTGGCGCTGAACCGGCTGCTGGTGCGGGACCGGGAGAGCCTGGAGCGGCAGACCCATCGCACGCTGCTGTCCGGGATCCTCACGCACGCGCTGACCGTGTCCGAGGTGGCGCTGCGCGCCAATGCGCTGGGGGTGCCGCTGGAGGGCCGCCGGCTGGTGGGCGTGGTGCTGCGGCAGCGGCACGGGCCCGCCCCGGCGGCGCTGGAGGCCCAGGCCCGGCTGCGGGACTTCACCGAGACGGCGGCGGCGGCCGTCCGCGAGAAGCGGCTGACGGCGCTGGTCGGCGCGCTGGACGACGAGGCGGTGGGGCTGCTGGTGTCGCTGGGCCCGCGCGACGACGAGCATGTGGCGCTGGAGGGGTTCGCCTCCTCGCTGCGGCGGCTGGCGCTGGAGGCGGAGGAGCTGGAGCCGGTGATCGCGGTCGGCTCCTCGGTGGGCTCGGTCCGCGACGCCCGGCGGACGCTGGTGGAGGCCACCCAGGTCGCCGACGCGGCGCTGCACGACTCCCCCGCGCCGGGGGCGCGTTCGGCCTCGTACTACCGGCTGCCCGACGTCCGGCTGCGCGGCCTGCTGCACCTGCTGCGCGACGACGCCCGGCTGCAGACGTACGTGGAGCGGGAGTTGGGGCCGCTGCTGGCCTACGACGCGGAGCACAACAGCCAGTTGATCCAGATGCTGCGGATCTACCTGGAACAGGGCCGCAACAAGTCGGCGGCGGCGGACGCGGCGCACCTCTCCCGGCCGTCGTTCTACGACCGGCTGCACAAGGTGGAGCGGGTGCTGGGGGTGGATCTGGACCAGGTCGAGTCCTGCCTGTCGCTGCACGTGGCGCTGCTGTCGCTGGACGCCGTGCGGCGCTGAACCGCACGGCACGTGCTGCGTTTTCGTGTATTCATACGAGAGATTCGTGCGTTCTTCATTGATCTCACGCTCGAATCGACTGTACGGTCAGGCGTATTCGGCCCTACAGGAGGTTCCCATGCCCGTGTCCGTCGACCGTGCCCGGCTGCAGCGGCTGCTCGCCCGCGAGACCGCCGCCGGCATCGCGCGCAACCCGCGCTCGCAGGCGGCGTACCAGCGGGCCGACCACCTGTTCGGGCGCGTGCCGATGACCTGGATGAACAAGAACGCCGGCGGCTTCCCGCTCTACCTCGACAGCGCCCGGGGCGCCCGGGTCACCGACATCGACGGCCATGAGTACGTCGACTTCTGCCTGGGCGACACCGGCGCCATGGCCGGGCACTCCCCCGAGGCGGTCGCGGACGCGGTGGAGCAGCGCTACCGGGTACGCGGCGGCGCGACCGCGATGCTGCCCACCGAGGACGCCGAGTGGGTCGGCGCCGAGCTGAGCCGCCGCTTCGGCCTGCCGCGCTGGTCGTTCTCGCTCACCGCGACGGACGCCAACCGCTGGGCGATCCGGCTGGCCCGCGCCGTCACCGGCCGCCCCAAGATCCTGGTCAACAGCTACAGCTACCACGGCAGCGTCGACGAGTCGCTGATCGTCGTGGGCCCGGACGGCCGCGGCGCCAGCCGCCCCGGCAATGTCGGCGCGCCCTGCGACGTGACGCTGACCAGCCGCGTCGCCGAGTTCAACGACCTGGACGGGCTGGAGCGCGAGCTGTCCCACGGCGACGTCGCGGCGGTGCTGATGGAGCCCGCGCTGACCAACATCGGCATCGTCCTGCCCGAGCCCGGCTACCTGGACGGCGTCCGCGAGCTGACCCGGCGGCACGGCACGCTGCTGATCAACGACGAGACGCACACCCTGTCGGCGGGGCCGGGCGGGGCGACCGCCGCCTACGGCCTCACCCCGGACATCCTCACCGTCGGCAAGGCCATCGGCGGCGGCATCCCGGCGGGCGGCTACGGGCTCTCGGCGGACCTCTCCGACCGGCTGCTCGGCCGCGCCGACCTGGACCTGGTCGACATGGGCGGGGTCGGCGGCACCCTGGCGGGCAACGCCCTCTCGGTCGCCGCCATGCGGGCCACCCTGGAGCACGTCCTCACCGACCAGGCGTTCGCCGCCATGGGCGCGCTGTCCGAGCGCTTCGAAGCGGGCGTCGCCGAGGGCATCGCCAAGCACGGCCTGCCCTGGTCGGTCACCCGCCTGGGCGCGCGCACCGAGTACCGCTTCGCCGACGCGGCGCCGCGCAACGGCACCGAGTCCGCGGCCTGCTCCGACCCCGAGCTGGAGGACTACCTGCACCTATTCATGGCCAACCGGGGCATCCTGATGACCCCGTTCCACAACATGGCGCTGATGTGCCCGGCCACCACCGAGACCGA
Proteins encoded in this window:
- a CDS encoding PucR family transcriptional regulator, producing MFPTLARVLDLEVVSRGLPEVVAGKEHLERPVRWVHVSELSDVAGVLQGGELILTTGIALPEDREGLARYVRELADVGAAGLVVEFGRRYFDSLPRALVHAAEQRGLPLIVLRRELRFVAVTEAVHALVVNEQLEELRSSEAIHQIFNELAVEGAEPVEVVQQVSRMAEAPVVLENLSHQVLAYDTAGQNAQVLLAGWESRSRGIRPTGRTGHDPRTGWLVTQVGARGHDWGRLVLVGAPSSAQEDAAPETASHRHTMLLERAAATLALNRLLVRDRESLERQTHRTLLSGILTHALTVSEVALRANALGVPLEGRRLVGVVLRQRHGPAPAALEAQARLRDFTETAAAAVREKRLTALVGALDDEAVGLLVSLGPRDDEHVALEGFASSLRRLALEAEELEPVIAVGSSVGSVRDARRTLVEATQVADAALHDSPAPGARSASYYRLPDVRLRGLLHLLRDDARLQTYVERELGPLLAYDAEHNSQLIQMLRIYLEQGRNKSAAADAAHLSRPSFYDRLHKVERVLGVDLDQVESCLSLHVALLSLDAVRR
- a CDS encoding transaminase, whose protein sequence is MPVSVDRARLQRLLARETAAGIARNPRSQAAYQRADHLFGRVPMTWMNKNAGGFPLYLDSARGARVTDIDGHEYVDFCLGDTGAMAGHSPEAVADAVEQRYRVRGGATAMLPTEDAEWVGAELSRRFGLPRWSFSLTATDANRWAIRLARAVTGRPKILVNSYSYHGSVDESLIVVGPDGRGASRPGNVGAPCDVTLTSRVAEFNDLDGLERELSHGDVAAVLMEPALTNIGIVLPEPGYLDGVRELTRRHGTLLINDETHTLSAGPGGATAAYGLTPDILTVGKAIGGGIPAGGYGLSADLSDRLLGRADLDLVDMGGVGGTLAGNALSVAAMRATLEHVLTDQAFAAMGALSERFEAGVAEGIAKHGLPWSVTRLGARTEYRFADAAPRNGTESAACSDPELEDYLHLFMANRGILMTPFHNMALMCPATTETDVDAHTALFTEALAELAS